From bacterium, a single genomic window includes:
- the rpsU gene encoding 30S ribosomal protein S21 has product MPAGINIRQDESLDNALRRFKRSCQQAGIITEMKKREYYEKPSERRRKIIARRKKRI; this is encoded by the coding sequence ATGCCCGCAGGGATAAACATCCGACAGGATGAATCTTTAGATAATGCTTTACGAAGATTTAAGCGTTCGTGCCAACAGGCAGGGATAATTACTGAAATGAAGAAACGGGAGTATTATGAAAAACCAAGCGAAAGAAGAAGAAAAATTATTGCTCGCAGAAAAAAAAGAATATAA
- a CDS encoding histidine triad nucleotide-binding protein, whose translation MACIFCKIINGEIPAKIIHQDDKVIAFADISPQAPVHILIVPKTHIPTILDLQEIDKDLVGHIYLLAKKLAIENNIDKSGFRLVTNCNRDAGQEVFHIHFHLLGGRKMGWPPG comes from the coding sequence ATGGCGTGTATATTTTGTAAAATCATCAACGGCGAGATACCAGCAAAGATAATTCATCAGGACGATAAAGTTATTGCTTTTGCTGATATTTCCCCGCAAGCACCAGTTCATATTTTGATTGTGCCCAAAACGCATATCCCAACTATTTTGGACTTACAAGAAATAGATAAAGATTTAGTTGGACATATTTACTTGCTGGCTAAAAAATTAGCTATTGAAAATAATATCGACAAAAGTGGATTTAGATTAGTTACAAATTGTAATAGAGATGCCGGTCAAGAAGTATTTCATATTCATTTTCACCTTTTGGGAGGTAGGAAAATGGGATGGCCACCAGGATAG
- the purE gene encoding 5-(carboxyamino)imidazole ribonucleotide mutase: MDKVLVGILIGSDSDLTVMSQTIKILEAFKIKYEIVITSAHKTLGKTIEYAQNAIEKGLEVLICGAGLSAALPGVVSSQTLLPVIGVPVSSTQSALEGFDALYSILQMPCGIPVATMSIGELGAKNAGLLTIRILALKYPTLYTQLKKYQNKLATELDEKDKKLNELGYEKYLRE; this comes from the coding sequence ATGGATAAAGTGTTAGTTGGAATTCTTATTGGTAGTGATTCTGACCTTACGGTGATGAGTCAAACCATTAAAATTTTAGAGGCTTTTAAAATTAAGTATGAAATAGTTATTACCTCTGCCCATAAAACATTAGGAAAAACAATAGAATATGCCCAAAACGCTATAGAAAAAGGTTTAGAGGTGCTAATTTGTGGTGCAGGGTTATCCGCGGCATTACCCGGGGTAGTAAGTTCTCAAACACTTCTGCCAGTAATTGGTGTTCCTGTTTCAAGCACACAGTCTGCCCTTGAAGGATTTGATGCGTTATATTCTATACTTCAGATGCCATGTGGTATTCCTGTAGCAACTATGTCTATTGGCGAATTGGGGGCAAAAAACGCAGGTCTTTTGACGATACGAATCTTAGCCCTGAAATATCCGACTCTTTATACCCAATTAAAAAAATATCAGAATAAACTAGCCACAGAATTAGATGAGAAAGATAAAAAATTGAATGAATTAGGATATGAAAAGTATTTAAGAGAGTAG